A genome region from Penaeus chinensis breed Huanghai No. 1 chromosome 22, ASM1920278v2, whole genome shotgun sequence includes the following:
- the LOC125036988 gene encoding cilia- and flagella-associated protein 251-like codes for MRNVRDDAIKRLKNICKLLRFVFVFMCWNTFNGGSIDLTERCDADVGEGEKEEEEEEEGEEEEEEGEEAVEEEEEEKEEEEEEEEEEEEEEEEEKEKEEEEEEEDEEGEKEEEEEEEGEEEEEEGEEAVEEEEEEKEEEEEEEEEEEEEKEKEEEEEEEDEEGEKEEEEEEEGEEEEEEGEEAVEEEEEEKEEEEEEEEEEEEEEEEEEEEEEKEKEEEEEEEDEEGEKEEEEEEEGEEEEEEGEEAVEEEEEEKEEEEEEEEEKCPESGSARGRATVSQSANERPDASSIASRSSRGIVKTSGLGEEFWSR; via the exons ATGAGGAACGTAAGAGACGATGCTATAAAACGTCTCAAAAATATATGCAAGCTTTTaaggtttgtatttgtgtttatgtgttggaATACCTTTAATGGCGGATCGATAGATTTGACTGAAAGGTGCGACGCCGATGTTGGa gaaggagaaaaagaagaagaagaagaagaagaaggagaagaagaagaagaagaaggagaagaagcagtagaagaagaagaagaagaaaaagaagaagaagaagaagaagaagaagaagaagaagaagaagaagaagaagaaaaagaaaaagaagaagaagaagaagaagaagacgaagaaggagaaaaagaagaagaagaagaagaagaaggagaagaagaagaagaagaaggagaagaagcagtagaagaagaagaagaagaaaaagaagaagaagaagaagaagaagaagaagaagaagaagaaaaagaaaaagaagaagaagaagaagaagaagacgaagaaggagaaaaagaagaagaagaagaagaagaaggagaagaagaagaagaagaaggagaagaagcagtagaagaagaagaagaagaaaaagaagaagaagaagaagaagaagaagaagaagaagaagaagaagaagaagaagaagaagaagaagaaaaagaaaaagaagaagaagaagaagaagaagacgaagaaggagaaaaagaagaagaagaagaagaggaaggagaagaagaagaagaagaaggagaagaagcagtagaagaagaagaagaagaaaaagaagaagaagaagaagaagaagaagaaaaa TGCCCAGAGAGTGGGAGTGCCAGAGGGAGGGCCACTGTCAGCCAGAGTGCCAACGAGAGGCCAGACGCGTCGTCAATTGCCTCTCGGTCTTCGAGGGGAATCGTTAAGACctc GGGActaggtgaag